One segment of Monomorium pharaonis isolate MP-MQ-018 chromosome 6, ASM1337386v2, whole genome shotgun sequence DNA contains the following:
- the LOC105831427 gene encoding protein Fer3 isoform X1, producing MSYTEPLWEINGNQAPVIAAEMSQYVGSEIASYPMWDSSVLYQTQPPAHPHVNEHGLYRQPCALLHQSRYTPNGRSPNLPSSTTKKPRRRVATVSQRRAANIRERRRMFNLNEAFDKLRRKVPTFAYEKRLSRIETLRLAITYIAFMGELLGIEPSSPKPEYIPREYYLPN from the exons ATGAGCTACACCGAACCGCTGTGGGAGATTAATGGAAATCAAGCACCA GTAATCGCGGCGGAGATGTCGCAATACGTCGGCAGTGAAATCGCCAGCTACCCTATGTGGGACAGTTCCGTTTTGTATCAGACGCAGCCGCCTGCTCATCCGCATGTGAACGAGCACGGATTGTACAGGCAACCCTGCGCGTTGTTGCACCAGAG TCGTTATACGCCGAACGGTCGCTCACCGAATTTGCCATCATCGACAACGAAGAAACCGAGACGTCGAGTGGCGACGGTATCTCAGAGGAGAGCCGCGAATATCCGCGAAAGACGCAGGATGTTCAATCTAAATGAGGCCTTTGATAAACTCCGCAGAAAA GTACCGACATTTGCCTACGAGAAGCGGCTTTCAAGAATCGAAACACTGCGTCTAGCAATAACGTACATCGCTTTCATGGGAGAACTACTCGGTATCGAGCCAAGTAGTCCGAAACCGGAGTACATACCACGAGAGTACTACTTGCCGAATTAA
- the LOC105831427 gene encoding protein Fer3 isoform X2, with protein sequence MSQYVGSEIASYPMWDSSVLYQTQPPAHPHVNEHGLYRQPCALLHQSRYTPNGRSPNLPSSTTKKPRRRVATVSQRRAANIRERRRMFNLNEAFDKLRRKVPTFAYEKRLSRIETLRLAITYIAFMGELLGIEPSSPKPEYIPREYYLPN encoded by the exons ATGTCGCAATACGTCGGCAGTGAAATCGCCAGCTACCCTATGTGGGACAGTTCCGTTTTGTATCAGACGCAGCCGCCTGCTCATCCGCATGTGAACGAGCACGGATTGTACAGGCAACCCTGCGCGTTGTTGCACCAGAG TCGTTATACGCCGAACGGTCGCTCACCGAATTTGCCATCATCGACAACGAAGAAACCGAGACGTCGAGTGGCGACGGTATCTCAGAGGAGAGCCGCGAATATCCGCGAAAGACGCAGGATGTTCAATCTAAATGAGGCCTTTGATAAACTCCGCAGAAAA GTACCGACATTTGCCTACGAGAAGCGGCTTTCAAGAATCGAAACACTGCGTCTAGCAATAACGTACATCGCTTTCATGGGAGAACTACTCGGTATCGAGCCAAGTAGTCCGAAACCGGAGTACATACCACGAGAGTACTACTTGCCGAATTAA